One stretch of Corallincola holothuriorum DNA includes these proteins:
- the rfbA gene encoding glucose-1-phosphate thymidylyltransferase RfbA, producing the protein MKGIVLAGGSGTRLYPITKGVSKQLLPVYDKPMIYYPISVLMLAGIRDILIITRPEDQAAFIRLLGDGSDFGINLSYAIQPSPDGLAQAFIIGEEFIGNDNVCLALGDNIFYGQGFSPKLINAATKRQGATVFGYQVKDPEHFGVVEFDKNKKAISIEEKPVRAKSNYAVTGLYFYDNDVVEISKLIKPSVRGELEITCVNNTYLERGDLNVELLGRGFAWLDTGKHESLLEAGQFVQTIEHRQGFKIACLEEISFNNGWLTELQLKSLAKPMLKNGYGQYLMSLLD; encoded by the coding sequence ATGAAAGGGATAGTTCTTGCAGGCGGCTCCGGTACTCGCCTTTATCCGATTACCAAAGGTGTATCTAAACAGCTGCTTCCAGTGTATGACAAGCCGATGATTTACTATCCAATATCCGTACTTATGTTGGCTGGTATAAGGGACATATTAATAATCACAAGACCCGAAGACCAAGCTGCTTTTATTCGTTTGTTAGGTGATGGTAGTGATTTTGGTATCAATCTTAGCTATGCCATTCAGCCCAGTCCAGACGGTTTAGCACAAGCCTTTATTATTGGTGAAGAGTTTATCGGTAATGATAATGTGTGTTTAGCACTAGGTGATAATATTTTTTATGGGCAAGGCTTTTCCCCAAAGCTAATAAATGCCGCAACCAAAAGACAAGGCGCTACGGTTTTTGGTTATCAAGTTAAGGATCCTGAGCATTTTGGTGTGGTCGAATTTGATAAAAACAAAAAAGCAATTTCTATAGAAGAAAAACCAGTGCGAGCAAAGTCAAATTATGCAGTAACAGGCTTGTATTTCTATGATAATGATGTGGTTGAAATATCTAAACTAATAAAGCCATCAGTACGTGGTGAATTAGAGATTACTTGTGTGAATAACACCTACTTAGAACGTGGAGATTTGAATGTTGAGTTGTTAGGTCGAGGTTTTGCGTGGCTTGATACTGGTAAACATGAATCCCTATTAGAAGCGGGACAATTTGTACAGACAATTGAACATAGACAGGGATTCAAGATTGCTTGTCTAGAAGAAATTTCCTTTAATAATGGTTGGTTAACGGAATTGCAGCTAAAGAGTCTCGCAAAACCTATGTTGAAAAATGGTTATGGCCAGTATTTAATGAGCTTATTGGATTGA
- the rfbB gene encoding dTDP-glucose 4,6-dehydratase codes for MKILVTGGAGFIGSAVVRHIIENTNDAVVNVDKLTYAGNVESLASVTDHERYHFIQADICDALAMAEVFEEYQPTAVMHLAAESHVDRSIDGPAEFMQTNIMGTFTLLEAARSYWNTLDVDHKAAFRFHHISTDEVYGDLHGTDALFTEENNYEPSSPYSASKASSDHLVRAWHRTYGLPVIVTNCSNNYGPYHFPEKLIPHMILNALEGKPLPVYGDGSQVRDWLYVEDHARALYKVVTEGEVAVTYNIGGHNEQKNIEVVQTICSLLEELAPSCRYSREGGNPDGFESLITYVTDRPGHDVRYAIDASKIQRELGWVPDESFESGLRKTVEWYLNNQEWCKRVQDGSYQRERLGA; via the coding sequence GTGAAAATTCTTGTTACTGGTGGCGCGGGCTTTATCGGTAGCGCTGTTGTACGCCATATCATCGAAAACACAAACGACGCTGTTGTTAATGTCGATAAACTCACCTATGCGGGTAATGTCGAATCTCTGGCGTCAGTTACTGATCATGAACGTTATCACTTTATTCAGGCAGATATTTGTGATGCATTAGCTATGGCTGAGGTTTTTGAAGAATATCAGCCGACTGCGGTTATGCATTTAGCGGCCGAGTCTCATGTTGATCGTTCCATTGATGGCCCAGCTGAATTTATGCAGACCAATATTATGGGCACCTTTACCTTGTTAGAGGCGGCGCGTAGCTACTGGAATACACTCGATGTCGACCACAAAGCCGCTTTCCGTTTTCATCACATTAGCACCGATGAGGTGTATGGTGACTTGCATGGTACGGATGCTCTCTTCACCGAAGAGAACAATTACGAGCCAAGCTCTCCATACTCTGCTTCCAAAGCATCGAGTGATCATCTTGTTCGAGCTTGGCATCGCACTTATGGCCTACCGGTGATTGTTACTAACTGTTCTAACAACTATGGCCCGTATCATTTCCCTGAAAAATTAATCCCCCACATGATCTTGAATGCCTTAGAAGGCAAGCCGTTACCTGTGTATGGAGATGGCAGTCAGGTTCGAGATTGGTTGTATGTAGAAGATCATGCTCGTGCTCTTTACAAAGTTGTTACCGAGGGCGAGGTGGCGGTAACTTATAACATAGGTGGGCATAACGAGCAGAAGAATATTGAGGTAGTGCAAACCATCTGTTCGCTGCTTGAAGAATTGGCTCCCTCTTGCCGTTATTCCCGCGAAGGCGGGAATCCAGATGGTTTTGAGAGTCTGATAACCTATGTTACCGACCGCCCTGGCCACGATGTCCGCTACGCTATTGATGCTTCTAAAATTCAGCGTGAACTGGGCTGGGTTCCTGACGAGAGCTTTGAAAGTGGATTGCGTAAAACAGTAGAGTGGTACTTGAATAATCAGGAGTGGTGCAAAAGAGTGCAAGATGGTTCTTATCAACGCGAGCGCCTTGGAGCATAA
- the wecC gene encoding UDP-N-acetyl-D-mannosamine dehydrogenase: protein MSFETISVVGLGYIGLPTAAMFASRKKKVIGVDVNQHAVNTINKGQIHIVEPELDMIVHAAVTQGYLTATTLPAVADAFLIAVPTPFKPCNESEVPEPDLAYIESAANAIAPVLKKGDLVILESTSPVGATEQMAEWLAEARSDLTFPQQAGEDADINVAHCPERVLPGHVVRELVENDRVIGGMTAKCSARSVELYKTFVQGECVITNARTAEMAKLTENASRDVSIAFANELSLICDTLNIDVWELIALANRHPRVNILQPGPGVGGHCIAVDPWFIVSKTPALAKLIHTARQVNDSKPEWVVEKVKLAVAEFLQCNPTKTAADVKIACFGLAFKPDIDDLRESPALAIAMSIAASHPATLYFVEPNIEQLPKRAAENAQLVAVDEAFEVADIAVLLVDHAEFKGCSDVPESLVIIDTKGIW, encoded by the coding sequence ATGTCTTTTGAAACTATATCAGTAGTTGGTCTTGGTTACATTGGTCTGCCGACTGCGGCCATGTTCGCCTCCCGTAAGAAAAAAGTAATCGGTGTTGACGTGAATCAGCATGCTGTAAACACCATTAACAAAGGGCAAATTCATATTGTCGAGCCAGAACTCGATATGATCGTCCATGCTGCGGTTACCCAAGGGTACCTGACTGCGACTACTTTGCCCGCGGTCGCAGATGCCTTTTTGATTGCGGTGCCAACACCGTTCAAGCCATGTAATGAAAGTGAGGTACCTGAGCCTGATCTGGCATATATCGAATCAGCTGCTAATGCGATTGCACCGGTGCTTAAAAAAGGTGACCTGGTTATCCTTGAATCAACTTCACCCGTTGGCGCAACGGAGCAGATGGCCGAATGGTTGGCAGAAGCTCGTTCAGATCTTACTTTCCCACAACAAGCTGGTGAAGATGCCGATATTAATGTCGCGCACTGTCCAGAGCGGGTATTACCTGGGCATGTAGTTCGAGAGTTGGTAGAAAATGACCGAGTAATAGGTGGCATGACAGCAAAATGTTCGGCGAGAAGTGTCGAGCTGTACAAAACATTTGTTCAGGGTGAATGCGTAATAACCAACGCCCGTACAGCAGAAATGGCCAAACTTACCGAGAATGCATCTCGTGATGTTAGCATTGCTTTTGCCAATGAACTGTCACTTATTTGCGACACGCTGAACATAGATGTATGGGAGCTTATTGCACTGGCTAATCGGCATCCAAGGGTAAATATTCTGCAACCCGGTCCTGGCGTTGGCGGCCACTGCATTGCTGTCGATCCGTGGTTTATCGTGTCTAAAACGCCAGCGCTGGCAAAGCTGATCCATACAGCTCGTCAGGTTAATGATAGTAAGCCTGAGTGGGTGGTTGAAAAAGTAAAATTGGCGGTAGCAGAATTTCTACAGTGCAATCCCACTAAAACAGCCGCAGATGTGAAGATCGCTTGCTTTGGTTTGGCGTTTAAACCAGATATTGATGATCTGCGTGAAAGCCCTGCATTAGCCATTGCTATGAGCATTGCAGCTAGCCACCCAGCAACGCTCTATTTTGTCGAGCCTAATATCGAACAGTTACCAAAGCGTGCGGCAGAAAATGCTCAGTTAGTGGCGGTTGATGAAGCGTTTGAAGTGGCTGATATTGCTGTGTTGCTTGTTGATCATGCTGAGTTTAAAGGCTGCAGTGACGTTCCTGAGTCATTGGTGATTATTGATACAAAGGGGATCTGGTGA
- a CDS encoding Wzz/FepE/Etk N-terminal domain-containing protein gives MPMPYMQQPADDEIDLRELWNVIWRGKLLIIAITAIFAVGAVAFAISKPNIYKADALLAPAESAGGAGGLRALAGQFGGLASLAGVNLGGGGGEDKTGLAIKVLKSRAFIQSFIERHGLLVPLMAAKSWNKMSGELAIDPEIYDVKTKTWLRDVEPPKKPKPSAWEAYEVFSKEVLNVVQDETTLFVTLSVEHHSPIVAKQWVDLLVKDINQHLKTVETDEAKRSIAYLEAQLEKTSVADMQTVFYQLIEEQTKTVMLAEVREEYVFKTVDPAIVPEEKAKPKRALICVLGVMLGGMLGVMVVLIRNFSRKDAED, from the coding sequence ATGCCGATGCCCTACATGCAACAACCAGCAGACGATGAAATAGACCTGCGGGAACTGTGGAACGTCATTTGGCGCGGCAAACTGCTAATCATCGCCATCACGGCGATCTTTGCTGTCGGCGCGGTGGCATTCGCCATCAGCAAGCCCAACATCTATAAAGCAGATGCACTGCTCGCCCCCGCCGAAAGTGCTGGCGGCGCCGGCGGCTTGCGCGCTTTGGCTGGGCAGTTTGGTGGGTTAGCAAGCCTAGCAGGGGTTAACCTAGGTGGCGGCGGTGGTGAAGATAAGACAGGGCTGGCCATTAAAGTCCTAAAATCCCGCGCTTTTATTCAATCCTTTATCGAACGTCATGGCTTGCTCGTACCGCTGATGGCTGCGAAATCCTGGAATAAAATGTCCGGCGAGCTTGCCATCGATCCAGAAATCTATGACGTTAAAACTAAAACATGGTTGCGGGACGTCGAACCACCTAAAAAGCCTAAACCGTCTGCTTGGGAAGCGTATGAAGTATTCTCAAAAGAGGTATTAAACGTTGTCCAAGACGAAACCACATTGTTTGTCACTCTGTCCGTTGAACATCACTCCCCCATCGTTGCTAAGCAGTGGGTTGATCTTCTAGTCAAAGATATTAATCAGCATCTCAAAACCGTAGAAACCGATGAAGCTAAACGCAGCATCGCATATCTGGAAGCACAGCTGGAAAAGACCTCAGTGGCTGATATGCAAACCGTGTTCTACCAATTAATTGAAGAACAGACCAAAACAGTGATGCTCGCCGAAGTCAGGGAAGAGTACGTATTCAAGACCGTTGACCCAGCAATTGTTCCAGAAGAAAAGGCCAAGCCTAAACGAGCGCTAATTTGTGTGTTGGGCGTGATGCTCGGTGGCATGCTCGGGGTGATGGTTGTACTTATCAGGAATTTTTCGCGTAAAGATGCTGAAGATTAA
- the wecB gene encoding non-hydrolyzing UDP-N-acetylglucosamine 2-epimerase yields the protein MRILTVFGTRPEAIKMAPLVHALAKDERFDAKVCVTAQHREMLDQVLALFEITPDYDLNLMKPNQDLTDVTCGILNGLKPVLAEFNPDYVLVHGDTATTLSATLASYYQQIKVGHVEAGLRTGNINSPWPEEGNRKLTGALAELHFAPTDASRKNLLNENVDASKVVVTGNTVIDALLDVVDKLKSDTELAANLSARFNFLNATQRLVLITGHRRESFGGGFERICEAIAYMASRFPSVQFVYPVHLNPNVREPVNRLLKSLDNVFLIEPQDYLPFVYLMNRSSVILTDSGGIQEEAPSLGKPVLVMRETTERPEAVDAGTVKLVGTDVRQIVTELTTLLTDEGAYTKMSVAHNPYGDGSACKRILETLAN from the coding sequence ATGAGAATACTTACCGTCTTTGGAACAAGACCCGAAGCAATAAAAATGGCTCCTCTCGTCCATGCTCTGGCTAAAGACGAACGTTTTGATGCAAAAGTATGTGTAACTGCGCAGCATAGAGAAATGCTAGATCAGGTCTTAGCGCTTTTTGAGATAACTCCCGATTACGATCTTAACCTGATGAAACCAAACCAAGATCTTACCGATGTAACTTGTGGCATCTTAAACGGTTTGAAGCCAGTTTTGGCAGAATTCAACCCCGATTATGTGTTAGTACATGGTGACACAGCCACTACGTTATCAGCGACTTTGGCATCTTATTATCAACAGATAAAGGTAGGCCATGTAGAAGCAGGTTTAAGGACAGGTAACATCAACTCGCCGTGGCCAGAAGAGGGTAATCGAAAGCTTACAGGTGCATTGGCCGAATTGCACTTTGCGCCTACCGATGCTTCAAGAAAAAATCTACTTAACGAAAATGTAGACGCATCTAAGGTGGTTGTTACCGGTAATACGGTCATCGATGCTTTGTTGGATGTGGTTGATAAATTGAAATCAGATACAGAATTGGCAGCAAATCTAAGTGCTAGGTTTAATTTCTTGAATGCCACTCAGCGTCTGGTGCTGATCACTGGGCATAGGCGTGAAAGCTTTGGTGGCGGTTTCGAACGTATCTGTGAGGCCATAGCCTACATGGCGAGTCGCTTTCCATCTGTACAGTTCGTTTATCCTGTTCATCTCAATCCTAACGTCCGGGAGCCTGTAAACCGTCTGCTTAAGAGTCTCGATAACGTGTTTTTAATTGAACCACAGGATTATCTCCCCTTCGTGTACTTAATGAATCGATCCAGTGTCATTCTGACCGACTCGGGAGGGATCCAGGAAGAAGCACCATCGCTGGGCAAACCGGTTCTGGTAATGCGTGAAACAACAGAAAGGCCCGAAGCAGTAGATGCAGGAACGGTAAAGTTGGTTGGTACCGATGTAAGGCAAATAGTTACCGAACTAACAACGCTGTTAACGGATGAAGGCGCATACACAAAAATGAGTGTTGCTCACAACCCTTACGGTGATGGATCTGCCTGTAAACGCATTCTTGAAACGCTCGCTAACTGA
- a CDS encoding SLBB domain-containing protein produces MIKSKIFSTFLFAVISCVVFPTVAASPSQAQIEQFKRLPKAQQQALAKQYGVDINQLNGGSRSVQTQVQQPLVYPRGTQFDEQGNPIEPVELESSAAVDEEDDDTLKPFGYDLFAGSPSTFAPANMSLVPGNYIIGPGDKVNIQLYGKQDAEHEFSVTREGTIDFPSLGPVKVAGLTYSELKKFVKEEVKRQTIGVNVNVTLGELRSIQVFVLGEAHKPGAYTVSALSTMTHALFVNGGINEIGSLRNIQLKRAGQTVATLDLYDLLTKGDTSSDVRLQSGDVVFIPPVGDTVSVDGEVRRPAIYEIKGSETIGDLITVAGGFKSGAYPRQSVLERIGSSKLRKPYNLDLTNDSDLKRKVQDGDFLRVLSASSSFDSSITLMGAVTRPGLYAWSENMRISALIKSRTSDLMSYADLDYGLVVRELNVRGDIEVLQFSPGDVLSGKAGEQDYLLSSRDTIVLFSRYERKSSAATTLSDLAGTPQQLQKRRSLLLEERVESNKFWREYLVAFLGVDGSLQGQELEDEIQTKLSSMGIQESSLQQMVAGQADRNTLSYQDAHEYSRKRLLLPIVNQLQAQGRSGAPIQLVEVDGAVKNPGVYPLPANGRISDIVTAAGGLSESAFTLTAELARNRVENDFRVSIEHLSFNVQQALSGDDAQDHILQSKDRINIHHLPDYQEEMKVVLRGEVVFPGTYVIRRGETMMDVIKRAGGFTEYAHIDGSVFTRASVREQESKFLTKIASDLRTELAGMSLRSGSGQGQLVDYDQLQQLLNDITTIEPVGRMVVDIPALMEGNSAFNIALEPGDELVVPAFRNSLNVLGQVQLPITHLYDGRLTVDDYIARSGGLKKQADDDRIYVIRANGSVMIPEKSFWFNGSSSMQLAPGDTIVVPLDVEYMDNLTLWTNITQILYQTGVAVAAVASL; encoded by the coding sequence ATGATAAAAAGTAAGATATTCAGTACTTTCCTTTTTGCTGTCATTAGCTGCGTTGTATTTCCGACTGTCGCTGCAAGCCCCTCACAGGCTCAGATAGAACAGTTCAAACGCCTTCCTAAAGCACAACAACAGGCGTTGGCTAAGCAGTATGGTGTTGATATAAATCAGCTCAACGGTGGTTCACGAAGTGTACAAACTCAAGTGCAGCAGCCGTTGGTTTACCCTCGAGGTACGCAGTTTGACGAGCAGGGCAATCCTATTGAGCCGGTTGAGTTGGAAAGCAGTGCCGCTGTTGACGAAGAAGATGATGATACGCTGAAGCCATTTGGTTATGACTTATTCGCTGGTAGTCCTTCGACGTTTGCCCCTGCGAACATGAGCTTGGTGCCGGGTAATTATATTATCGGCCCTGGCGATAAGGTTAATATCCAGCTTTATGGCAAGCAGGATGCCGAGCATGAATTCAGTGTGACCCGCGAAGGAACAATCGATTTTCCTTCATTAGGCCCAGTAAAAGTGGCCGGTCTTACTTACAGTGAATTAAAGAAGTTCGTTAAAGAGGAAGTTAAGCGCCAAACCATTGGTGTGAACGTGAATGTCACTTTAGGTGAATTACGCTCTATTCAAGTATTTGTGCTCGGTGAAGCGCACAAGCCCGGAGCCTATACCGTCAGTGCTTTATCGACCATGACCCATGCGTTGTTTGTCAATGGCGGCATCAATGAGATCGGCTCCTTGCGTAATATCCAACTCAAACGTGCAGGTCAGACAGTCGCAACCTTAGATCTTTATGACCTATTGACTAAAGGTGATACCAGCAGTGATGTGCGTCTGCAGTCTGGTGACGTGGTGTTTATTCCGCCGGTAGGGGATACCGTTAGCGTTGACGGTGAAGTGCGCCGCCCTGCGATATACGAGATCAAAGGCAGTGAAACCATTGGCGACTTAATTACTGTTGCAGGTGGATTTAAATCCGGTGCTTATCCTAGACAGAGCGTTTTAGAGCGTATTGGCAGCTCTAAATTGCGTAAGCCATATAACCTTGATCTGACCAATGACAGCGATCTAAAGCGCAAGGTGCAAGATGGTGACTTCCTTCGTGTGCTGTCTGCCTCTTCATCCTTTGACAGCTCAATTACCTTGATGGGCGCAGTGACTCGCCCAGGCCTCTACGCCTGGAGTGAAAACATGCGTATATCAGCGCTGATAAAGAGCCGTACGTCAGACTTGATGTCTTATGCGGATCTGGATTATGGCCTTGTGGTGCGTGAACTGAATGTACGCGGTGATATCGAAGTGCTGCAGTTTTCCCCTGGCGATGTGCTGAGTGGCAAAGCTGGCGAGCAAGACTATCTGCTCTCCTCCAGAGATACCATCGTGCTATTTAGCCGTTACGAGCGGAAGTCCTCAGCAGCAACGACACTGTCAGACCTTGCAGGAACGCCCCAACAACTGCAAAAGCGCCGCTCGTTGTTACTTGAAGAACGCGTTGAAAGTAACAAGTTCTGGCGGGAATATCTGGTGGCATTTTTGGGGGTTGATGGCAGCTTGCAAGGGCAAGAGCTGGAAGACGAGATCCAAACCAAGCTTTCCAGTATGGGGATCCAAGAATCAAGCCTACAGCAGATGGTGGCGGGGCAGGCGGATAGAAATACGCTGTCGTATCAGGATGCCCATGAATATTCACGCAAGCGCTTGCTCCTACCTATCGTTAATCAGTTGCAGGCACAAGGGCGCTCTGGGGCCCCGATACAGCTAGTTGAAGTGGATGGCGCGGTTAAAAATCCCGGTGTCTATCCTTTGCCCGCCAATGGCCGTATTTCAGACATAGTGACAGCCGCTGGTGGTTTAAGTGAGTCGGCATTCACCCTAACAGCAGAATTGGCACGTAACCGCGTTGAAAACGATTTCAGAGTCAGTATTGAACATCTGTCATTTAATGTGCAGCAAGCACTTAGCGGCGATGATGCACAGGATCATATTTTACAGAGCAAAGACCGTATCAATATTCACCACCTTCCGGATTATCAGGAAGAGATGAAAGTGGTGTTGCGCGGTGAGGTAGTGTTTCCTGGGACCTATGTGATCCGCCGCGGCGAGACCATGATGGATGTGATTAAGCGCGCAGGCGGCTTTACCGAGTATGCGCACATCGATGGTAGCGTGTTTACTCGTGCATCTGTGCGAGAGCAGGAGAGTAAATTCCTCACCAAGATTGCATCAGATTTAAGAACAGAGTTAGCTGGAATGAGCTTGCGTAGCGGCTCTGGTCAAGGGCAGCTCGTTGACTATGATCAACTTCAGCAGCTACTGAACGATATTACGACTATCGAACCAGTTGGCCGTATGGTGGTTGATATTCCAGCATTGATGGAAGGGAATAGCGCATTCAATATTGCTTTAGAGCCGGGCGATGAGTTGGTGGTGCCTGCGTTTAGAAATTCTTTGAATGTATTAGGGCAAGTTCAGCTGCCTATTACCCATTTGTATGATGGCCGATTGACCGTAGACGACTATATCGCGCGTAGCGGAGGTTTGAAGAAGCAAGCGGATGATGACCGTATATACGTGATTCGGGCGAACGGTTCGGTGATGATCCCTGAGAAATCATTCTGGTTCAATGGTAGCAGTTCAATGCAACTAGCACCGGGTGACACCATCGTGGTGCCATTAGACGTCGAGTACATGGACAACTTGACGCTTTGGACCAACATCACCCAGATCTTGTACCAGACTGGTGTTGCCGTAGCCGCCGTAGCATCGTTGTAA